In Archocentrus centrarchus isolate MPI-CPG fArcCen1 chromosome 1, fArcCen1, whole genome shotgun sequence, the following proteins share a genomic window:
- the LOC115786365 gene encoding aminoacyl tRNA synthase complex-interacting multifunctional protein 1-like, protein MGRSEELSEFQRGTVVGCYLCNKSVREISALLSLPRSTVSAVILKWKRGGITTALPRSGRPHKLKEEDRQVLERVALEKCLPSIKALTAEFQTASGANVSSTTVRRELHEMGFRGRVSSYGKPKGGPKVAKKQVDVSRLDLRIGRVVAAQQLPDTDGLYVEQIDVGEAFPRTVVSEVAHHIPLEQMQNRMVVLLCNVKPVETRGIVNQAMLMCATSQDKLEILDPPSGAVPGDRVTFQEFPGEPDKELNPKQKVWEQVQPDLRTDGQCVATYKGAAFEVAGKGMCKAQTMSDCEIK, encoded by the exons ATGGGGCGCAGcgaggagctcagtgagtttcAGCGGGGCACTGTGGTAGgatgctacctgtgcaacaaatcaGTCCGTGAGATCTCCGCGCTGTTGAGCCTGCCCCGGTCCACTGTCAGCGCCGTGATTTTAAAGTGGAAACGTGGAGGAATAACGACGGCTCTGCCCCGGAGCGGCCGACCGCACAAGCTCAAAGAGGAGGATCGCCAAGTGCTGGAGAGAGTGGCGCTGGAGAAGTGTTTGCCCTCCATAAAAGCTCTCACCGCCGAGTTTCAGACCGCATCCGGAGCCAATGTCAGCTCCACCACTGTCCGCAGGGAGCTTCATGAGATGGGTTTCCGAGGCCGAGTGTCCTCATACGGCAAGCCCAAAG GAGGGCCAAAGGTGGCAAAGAAGCAGGTGGACGTGTCCCGTCTGGACCTGCGCATTGGACGTGTAGTCGCAGCGCAGCAGCTCCCAGACACTGATGGACTGTATGTGGAGCAGATTGATGTTGGAGAGGCTTTTCCCAGGACAGTGGTCAGTGAAGTGGCTCACCACATACCTCTGGAGCAG ATGCAGAATCGTATGGTAGTCCTGCTGTGTAACGTGAAGCCAGTGGAGACAAGAGGAATTGTGAACCAAGCCATGCTCATGTGTGCCACCTCGCAAGACAAGCTGGAAATCCTTGATCCTCCGAGCGGAGCAGTACCAGGGGACAGAGTGACTTTCCAGGAATTCCCAG GGGAGCCTGATAAAGAGCTGAACCCCAAACAGAAGGTGTGGGAACAGGTTCAGCCAGACCTGCGCACAGACGGCCAGTGCGTTGCAACCTACAAAGGAGCTGCCTTTGAAGTTGCTGGAAAGGGAATGTGCAAAGCTCAAACCATGTCTGactgtgaaattaaataa